The DNA segment ACTAAAATTATTAGTGAATaaagaaggttttttttttttttatcaatattaattaattaaaattaattaatttgatattaaaacaaaaaagcCAACAAGCTTAGCATGATGTTACTCTAACATCGAGTTAAAAATGcctattttattaaattttttaataaaccaTAAGCCACAATGAGTCTATTGTatgtaattattataaattatacataaaatatgtacataaatatatcttatCCACATGAAATAGGATCAACACAAGAAAGAACACTTGTAATATATTGGTTATTAGAGCATCCCAAAAATGATGATACACAATTtcaaattaaggaaaaaaaattcatctTGATAACACAAGAGACTTGAGAAACGATCGAAGcgaataaaataaaggaaaaagttAGAAGAGTCCAAATTCTAGAAGCATGAAAAGTGACTGGATTAATCTTGGTCACTCTTTGGAATACGatggaagaagagagaaaattctCAAAACGAGAAAAAATTGTGGTTTCCACAATGGAATATAATAAGTATGATTTTGAATAAGTATTTACATAATCTTCTTCTATTCTAAGAAATGATTATTCACTCAATGGAATCGATTGTTGGGATATTCACTAAATAAAAGTCAGAATATGGTTCTTATGGGTTGTTTAACAAAATATGTGCTAATtacacataaaaaaatattatttttttattaggtACCATTTCTCTTTGTGGGCTTGGCACTACTCTATTTGAGGGGGCATTTGTTGTTACTATTGAAGGTTCTTCGGTGGTGGGAGCTCAGAGTTTTCACTATTGGGTCTAGTCCTCTGGTTGGTCTGGTGGTGTCTCAAGTGTCCGTGTCGTCTAAGGATATTGTAAATTCTTCTCTTCCCTTGGtggttgttctcttaagatGATGTCTTCCTTTTTCAGTCGATTGTTGCTCCGTGGTTAATGAGTCTAAACTCTTGGTGAACTTCCAAGATCCCTTTAACTAGTCAAAGTACTTAGGATAGTTTATTTTGGTGTGATTTCCATGGTTTCTTCTAGCTCGATATGTGAGCTTATCCTTTATTTTTGCTTCTTTGCTTTGGTTGTTTGACTTGTGTTAGCTCTAGCTTTTGTACTTcggttttattttgttttgtgcCTTGAACTTAGACTAAAAGGTTCTTTTTTGCAATATATTATATCACCTTTGAAAAAACAACTATGTCAAACATAATTGTAGTTCAATTTCTCATATGAGGCTCCCTActtctaaattctaaatttacaATACTATTTCACCCTAAAAAAGGTACTATATTAATGAAATCGAATAGCCAATTTGAAAGTAATtcaaccaataaaaaaaaaaaactaattgaaACATATTTTCTTAACAAAAAAGTTTGAATCTCTACATGTTCACGTTTTCTTAATGAAGTGACGATCAAACCATCAACCTGTAGTTCAACAACTCATGTTTATTCATTAAGTTATGTTTAGCGtcatattaacatttttaaactttaaataaaatcaaagaattttaaaaaatactttttgttTCATGGATGTAGTTAGTTCGAACTTTAGTTtctaacaatttagtcattatgtttttaattttgtaacaatttagttctaaCTTTAATATGCAATAATATAATCAtcatactttaaaatttataatgatttagtccTTATCCTACAAATATTActaatatttaatgaaatttcttacaTATATtgatcaataaatttattaagaaCTTAATGTGTTACAAACCACAAGGATTAAGTCTTTGCACAATAAAAGACAACACTTAATTTTGATaggatttttatataaaattgaaaatatataagtaaATTGTTACAAACAAAATTCATAGACTAATGCTCCATGGTAATGATTTcggttttagttttttatttttgaattttatgctTGTTAcatcttaaaatttaaattatggtTTTCACATTTCTTAGAGAAGCACTTTGAAATTAGCTTACATACactatttctaaaacaaaagcAAATCTTTGGAAACTACTTctcttgatttttaaaaacattagtgTAGAGAATGGAttacaaaatatagaaatttatgggtaaaagtagtgtttataggcttaatttttaaaaactaaggtctcaattggtaaccatttgattcttgaaaattaaacttataaacactatttgTACCTATAAATTTCTTTGTTTCGTAATCTACTTTCcactaatatttttaaaaaatcaaagaaaatttatatataattttcaaaaacttatttttgtttatagAATTTGATTAAAACTCAACCGTTTCTTAAAACAATGTGATAATGAGAACAACAAGTATAACGaactcaaaagtttcaaacAAGTCAATATACGTCAAGTAATGATCTTGCCCAATGTATGGTACGTGCATGGTGTGAGTACGGTGattttgtattctttttttGTTCAAAGTCCTCCTCTCTCGAAAGAGGGCATTTCAGATGGGGTTTCTATTCTCAATTGGTTTTTGGGATTGTGGTTGGAGGATGCTCGTAGTTTCGAATTTACTTAAAAACAagagtaattgttttaaatggtaaaactactaaaaatagtttcaagtatagcaaaatgtcattatttatCCATAATAGACCGAACtacaatagacttctatcactaaaGTCTATTGTAGTTTATCTCGATCTATCacaaatagacaatgatattttactaCATCCGTAAATaagttagttaaaaaaaatagaacactaaaacaaaattgttaaaaaaaaaagtccaaatAATCAAACCAAAatacattaaattatttttttgtgtaaaaAGAGTGTTACGCAATGTTGAAAAAGCTTACAAACTGGTCGCCGATTCAAAATTAAGCAAACGCGGAGATCAAGTCACCAAGTGAAGGATCCATTTCCATGGCTTCTCGTACTTTCTTCCTCACCTTTAGCCGGTAAGTATGaattttccttttccctttcttttccaCGCAATTTCATTCTTTCTCCATTTCTCCTTTTGGCTGCTAGGAAGATGTAGCTGTGTTTGATTTCAAACTTACTCCTTCAATTCAACGGAATCCCAATTCTGAAACTGAGATTACTGCAATTTTCCATGGGGTTGGTGTTGGGGTTGGGGTTGGGGTTGTGTTACTTCCTTCATTATTTGACGATTTTGTGTAAATTGATCTGAACCCTAGAAATTTCAGGAACAGAGGCTtcttaaatcaaaatttcaaggcGATCCCGGTCTTCAGTGAAGTTAGTGTTTCCAACTATTGCTCTCATGGAGCTCTGAGGAGTGAATCTTTTGATGAATCAGTGAATTCTGAAGAAACCAATGACTTGAAGAGCAGGATATTTCGGCTCAGATTGCCCAAGCGAAGTGCTACCAACGTTCTTCAGAGATGGATGAGTGAGGGTAACCAAGTTACTATCACTGAGCTCCGGAATATCTCCAAAGAGCTCAGAAGGATTCAGCGGTATAAGCACGCTCTCGAGGTATTATTTTATCTGTTTTCTTCTTGCTTCTTACAAGTCTTCTGTTTTCAGATGATAAATACCAGTTTCAAATTGAaagagaagttttttttttttttttttttttttttttttttgttctttaactGCTGTTGCGGCAACTCTCAAAgagatcttaaaaaaaaaagaaattgtacTCCTATGTAAATAAACACGAATATAAGTGAAAGTAGACAAATGCTTAAAATTTTTAGCTAAATAAGAAATCCTGGGGTACTactatgcattattaatgataTTTCTTTTCAACACACGCATTTTGTTGATGAACATGAAGACAAGGGCAAGATCATGGAAGAAAACACCTAGTTGATTGAGTGCAGTAAGGATGCTTCTAAATTCACCCTTACTTTGTAGGCATTTGAGTTTCTTATCAAATTGTCTATTATTATCAATGAAAGCATGAAATCGTAGGTAGAAAGATTTGGCTTCAGATATGTCTTTGAGGGAGAATCTGAGTAAATGTATTTATCAGAAGAACTTAAATGGTATTGAAAACTTGATAATGATTTAATCGGAGCTGGTCCCTCACTTTGAATGGTTTAGCAGCTAAATGACTAGATGAAGGAGAAGAGATTTATGCAATTTGCTTACTTGACATGCTTAGACAAAGTCTTATACTTCATTTCACTCTTTCTAAAGAGTGTCCAGAGCTGAGAGAAAGGATTCCAGTGCACAAGGGGAGGGATGGCCAGTACGTTGTCGTGATGGATTTGCTGAGCTGGCACTAGTAACATGAGGCAAAATTTGGAGTTGGTTCACTATTGCTAGACAAATTACTGGGACCATTGTTTCTAGATTTTGGAGGGAGTAGACACTATCGTGTTGATAGCTTTGGATTTTGCAGCAGTAAGTCTTAGTCTCAAAGTGATGACCCATCCTTTGCCTTGCAACATCAAGTTTTTGAAGCTTTCAGTTGGTCCTATGTCCTCTCCAATAGACCCATGGAGTTGGATCAGTATGCTTCTATTGGATCTTCCATTAGAGAATACAACAGAAATTATTTGGACAAACATTGTTGCTGCTGTTTTATGGAAGACATGGGATGAAGGAAACACTAGGATTTTCCAGGAAAAAACCAAATCTATCAGAGAAAGTCCTAAATTCTGCTATCTTCAATGCATTCTTTTGCTGTAAATCTGTACTGGCATTTCAAGACCATAGTTACTAATTGGAAACATCTTTCGTATATCCTATAAATGAGCCTTTTTTTGGATATTTCATTcaatcaatgaaattgtttcttattaaaaaaatgttgaaaagaaaaggagTAATTTCCCAGTTTGAAGTCTTCCTTAATCCTCAGAGAATGTAATTGACATATCCTGAGAGTCCAATTAAATGGTTGAAGAATTTCATTTAAATGTTCCTTTAAAGAATACTCGGCTGCATGAAATTATTAACGATGCTAATATTGAGGAAGAAGGGTTCAAGTTGCATATTACTTCAAGTGaaattgtattttatgtttGCTAAAATCTTTATTATTTCTCGTTCGAGAAAAAGGATAAGGAAATGGTTAGAAAGATCACCATCGTTTTGTTtggctcatgatctgtagaacACTGATCAGGGGATTTTATGTCATCTTCTCTATTTACCTGACAATCTGTCAACATTATATTTTCCACATAATTCACTGCCAATATTATTTTCTTGCATGCAGATTTTAGAATGGATGGTAACTCATAATGAGTTTGAGTTATCTGATTCTGACTTTGCAATCCGAATTGACTTGATGACCAAAGTATTTGGCATCGATGCTGCTGAACGATACTTTGAAGGTCTGCCTACTGATTCCAAAACTTGCGAGACTTATACTGCTCTCCTTCACTCTTTTGCTGGGTCCAAACTGACTGAAAAGGCTGAATCTCTTTATGCAAAGATAATGGAGTTGGATATACCTCTCACCGCCCTTCCATTCAACGAGATGATGACTTTGTACATGTCGGTTGGGCAAGTAGAAAAGGTATCCTCGATAATAGATGACCTGAAACAAAGGATGGTTCATCCTGACATTTTCACTTATAATCTCTGGATCAGCTCTCTAGCTGGAGCTTTAAATATTGATGGTGTTAGACAGATTCTCAACGAGATGAATCAAAAACCCAACTCAAACGAAGATTGGGTGCGATATATCGATCTCGTCAACATATATGTTAAGTCAGCTCATCTATTGCATTCAGGGTTGAACTCCTTAGTCGAGTCTGAGAGTGGCATTTCTCAGCGAGAATGGATTACATATGACCTCCTCATTATCTTATATGCTGGTCTAGGAAACAAAGACAAAATCGATCAGATTTGGAGATCACTGAAGATGACGAAGCAAAAAATGACAAGCAGAAATTACATTTGCATTTTATCTTGTTACCTGATGCTTGATCATTTGAAGGAAATTGGTGAAGTTATTGACCAATGGAAACAATCAACTACAACAGATTTTGATGTTTCTGCTTGTAACAGGCTTGTAAATGCATTTGTTGAAGCTGGCTTGAACGAGAAAGCCAACAATTTTGTTACACTTTTGATTCAGAAGAACTGTGAACCCACAGAAGCTTAGTGGTCGAAAGTAGGTTTAAATCCTAATTTAGTCCATCTCATTTTTTATTCATCaagtttcaaatattttgttcttaatttttcattcaaaagtTGTCTTGAAATATTGTTTCAGTGATTATTATTTATAGGTTATTTTcgagtcaatttatttataaatatagcaaaatgtcattgtctatccgtgatagatagtgataggatagacaatgatagatgttgagactgaaaaatatctaaatatctATCAATTTAACATGTCTAATATATGAGGATGATTCTCTTTAATACATGACAATATTTCAAAGAAGTTAATTGGATGATTGCTTATGCTTAAAACTTGGCAAAAGCTAAAATTGCAACGACCAAGATAGAATTTAAAGGGAGTTGATTATAATCTTGGGTTATTATAGTTGAATTATAATAgcttgtgtttggggtgtagattattttagtttgaattataataatatgtgtttgggtataaactattttaatttgataataaaatggTTAACAAATGAAGGTTTGAAATAGTGTTAACTGAAGTTAATTGGGACTACAAAATAGTTTAATGAAGTAAGAGatgattattatagttttagaATAGTCTCTGTTCCAAACACACTCTTGGATTTCCatttttaaattagtaaatccATATTTTTCAATCAATATGAAAGATTTTCTTAAATAAAGGGAATAATTTATATTAGTGAGTCAATGATAGATGTTAACATCAAAACAATGTATTAGAGGAAGGGGAAATATCTTTTATGCCCTTATGTTCTTAAAAGGCATGGAGGCCACAAAAAACTTcacttcttaaaaaaaaaaacttcaatagaTGAAATTCTAACAACTTTCAGGAAGAAGAGGAAGTGTCCATTTGAATTGACTTTtaagtttctaatttttttcatttttcatttttcatttttcattttttatttataaatatttatttaaacacttagaaaatcAATTCAAACACGTTCGAAAAATCACCACCAAAATTCAAAGTGACATCAAAATTCTCGTTTGAATCAATcaattgattaaaatttaacAAAAGTTGGTTtgaattagatttttttatgaGAAATTGTGTCAAATGAACTCAACTTTaagatatattttcaaaaatatttcaaatactttatttttcattcatcggttttcatcatttttcctatttttgagCTTTCCAAAATATCCTTATTACAGTTGATTATTATTGGTTTTTACTATTAAATTGGAATCTTGGAATATTTTGGCCAATTTATGAAGAAACCCATTATTGAAGTTGGAAATCTCCGCGGGATTGGGACTCCGCCTCGATCCTGTTTGATCGGGAATGAGGTCAAATTGAGGATAAAAAGTGGATCCCCGACTGGGGATAAGGCGAGGATgagaacctgtctcttatacacatctagatgtgtataagagacagccctacCCATTATCTATTATTTAGCCAGTGATGGCATAAaagccatttaattttttaaaaaaattcctaCTGAAACGAGACCTATCATCATGGGTTacttgtatttaaaaaaatactcaaGAAATTGGTAATTGCTCATTTACTTTTCCGAACTTGTATACACTAATCGAAAGTTGTGGTCTAAATAGAAGTTGTGAGCATTTTGTTCATACATAACTTCCATACCAAGATTAGCACGTTTAATAATATCAATCCGTGTCTAATTACATGATCTTGACTATCAACTACAGATTGATTGAAAATGAAACCATTTAAGTTGAAAGTTATAGTGCTAATACCTAAAGTGTTGAACCAGAAGGCTATCGAAGGACTGTATCCAGGGAGAAAGGTAACGAACGATGGAAAGATCAATCGGCCAATAACCATGAATAGCTACACTAAGGGTATTTTTGTCCAAGCCAAAGTTAAAGATTCTGGTAAAAACACATTGAGCCATTTTTACAAAATCTAACATGTTTAAACATTTTTCGAATTAGAATATTAAATAGAAATTCTTACATAAAAAACCATCTTTCAaccatatatttcataaatatatttaaatttgaatttttcaaagaaGGCTATTAGTGTTAATTAATTTTCGAcaaatttaccttttttttcatttatttatatccgattttatatatatttttcaatttatgaaACTCTTTTAatgatagagagagaaaatacatttattatgaagagagaaaatgcataTAATATTACTTTTCTCATTTTCAATTgggagagaaaatgcatttaatataattttttttacatttttaattaaagggaaaatgcatttaatataattttttttatttttaattagagagagaaaatgcatttaatatgattttattttccatttcacGTATTAGGCAACTTGTTGATTTttgatattatatgatattttccgTTGTTTGTTTTGAGTATTATTTGTTTTCATGTAATATGTTCTATTGTTTCTTTGATATATATCCCACGTATTCTGTTATATAAACACTTCTAGTTAGGTATCACTTATGTACTTGTAATATATTTTCCCGATGTCTGATATGTATATcattttaatgcaatttttgtAAGATGGTCTGACTTATTTGAGTTTGTCAGTTATAgttcattatttattttgagttttttttttttttttttttttttttttttttttttttttttttttttttttttttttttttttttttttttttttttaatttttaattttgtgttattATCTCACATATACCATAGTTTAGATTCacggttatttttaaatatacattaaaacattgttttaaatattacaGATATTATAACCAATATACGAAATATACTAATAAGATTGATTaaagggctagttgcataaatagaattcaagcccaaaataatagaatatgtagtacaaggataaaataattgcatatatagatcaaaaaatggtaaaagactaaacaatccatgcctagccaccattttgttcgcttcttctcgattttctcaaattaaaagctatcattgatagcagctatcagtgataaccaccgatagctgctatcagctgctatcgctgatagcttcTATAAAATGCTATCGATGATATTTGCTATCaacgatagctttcaatttgagaaatattaatacaatcttgaaatattagctt comes from the Benincasa hispida cultivar B227 chromosome 5, ASM972705v1, whole genome shotgun sequence genome and includes:
- the LOC120078710 gene encoding pentatricopeptide repeat-containing protein At5g09450, mitochondrial isoform X2; its protein translation is MASRTFFLTFSRNRGFLNQNFKAIPVFSEVSVSNYCSHGALRSESFDESVNSEETNDLKSRIFRLRLPKRSATNVLQRWMSEGNQVTITELRNISKELRRIQRYKHALEILEWMVTHNEFELSDSDFAIRIDLMTKVFGIDAAERYFEGLPTDSKTCETYTALLHSFAGSKLTEKAESLYAKIMELDIPLTALPFNEMMTLYMSVGQVEKVSSIIDDLKQRMVHPDIFTYNLWISSLAGALNIDGVRQILNEMNQKPNSNEDWVRYIDLVNIYVKSAHLLHSGLNSLVESESGISQREWITYDLLIILYAGLGNKDKIDQIWRSLKMTKQKMTSRNYICILSCYLMLDHLKEIGEVIDQWKQSTTTDFDVSACNRLVNAFVEAGLNEKANNFVTLLIQKNCEPTEA
- the LOC120078710 gene encoding pentatricopeptide repeat-containing protein At5g09450, mitochondrial isoform X1 — its product is MASRTFFLTFSRNFRNRGFLNQNFKAIPVFSEVSVSNYCSHGALRSESFDESVNSEETNDLKSRIFRLRLPKRSATNVLQRWMSEGNQVTITELRNISKELRRIQRYKHALEILEWMVTHNEFELSDSDFAIRIDLMTKVFGIDAAERYFEGLPTDSKTCETYTALLHSFAGSKLTEKAESLYAKIMELDIPLTALPFNEMMTLYMSVGQVEKVSSIIDDLKQRMVHPDIFTYNLWISSLAGALNIDGVRQILNEMNQKPNSNEDWVRYIDLVNIYVKSAHLLHSGLNSLVESESGISQREWITYDLLIILYAGLGNKDKIDQIWRSLKMTKQKMTSRNYICILSCYLMLDHLKEIGEVIDQWKQSTTTDFDVSACNRLVNAFVEAGLNEKANNFVTLLIQKNCEPTEA
- the LOC120078710 gene encoding pentatricopeptide repeat-containing protein At5g09450, mitochondrial isoform X3 is translated as MASRTFFLTFSRGFLNQNFKAIPVFSEVSVSNYCSHGALRSESFDESVNSEETNDLKSRIFRLRLPKRSATNVLQRWMSEGNQVTITELRNISKELRRIQRYKHALEILEWMVTHNEFELSDSDFAIRIDLMTKVFGIDAAERYFEGLPTDSKTCETYTALLHSFAGSKLTEKAESLYAKIMELDIPLTALPFNEMMTLYMSVGQVEKVSSIIDDLKQRMVHPDIFTYNLWISSLAGALNIDGVRQILNEMNQKPNSNEDWVRYIDLVNIYVKSAHLLHSGLNSLVESESGISQREWITYDLLIILYAGLGNKDKIDQIWRSLKMTKQKMTSRNYICILSCYLMLDHLKEIGEVIDQWKQSTTTDFDVSACNRLVNAFVEAGLNEKANNFVTLLIQKNCEPTEA
- the LOC120078710 gene encoding pentatricopeptide repeat-containing protein At5g09450, mitochondrial isoform X4, producing MGNFRNRGFLNQNFKAIPVFSEVSVSNYCSHGALRSESFDESVNSEETNDLKSRIFRLRLPKRSATNVLQRWMSEGNQVTITELRNISKELRRIQRYKHALEILEWMVTHNEFELSDSDFAIRIDLMTKVFGIDAAERYFEGLPTDSKTCETYTALLHSFAGSKLTEKAESLYAKIMELDIPLTALPFNEMMTLYMSVGQVEKVSSIIDDLKQRMVHPDIFTYNLWISSLAGALNIDGVRQILNEMNQKPNSNEDWVRYIDLVNIYVKSAHLLHSGLNSLVESESGISQREWITYDLLIILYAGLGNKDKIDQIWRSLKMTKQKMTSRNYICILSCYLMLDHLKEIGEVIDQWKQSTTTDFDVSACNRLVNAFVEAGLNEKANNFVTLLIQKNCEPTEA
- the LOC120078710 gene encoding pentatricopeptide repeat-containing protein At5g09450, mitochondrial isoform X5; protein product: MGNRGFLNQNFKAIPVFSEVSVSNYCSHGALRSESFDESVNSEETNDLKSRIFRLRLPKRSATNVLQRWMSEGNQVTITELRNISKELRRIQRYKHALEILEWMVTHNEFELSDSDFAIRIDLMTKVFGIDAAERYFEGLPTDSKTCETYTALLHSFAGSKLTEKAESLYAKIMELDIPLTALPFNEMMTLYMSVGQVEKVSSIIDDLKQRMVHPDIFTYNLWISSLAGALNIDGVRQILNEMNQKPNSNEDWVRYIDLVNIYVKSAHLLHSGLNSLVESESGISQREWITYDLLIILYAGLGNKDKIDQIWRSLKMTKQKMTSRNYICILSCYLMLDHLKEIGEVIDQWKQSTTTDFDVSACNRLVNAFVEAGLNEKANNFVTLLIQKNCEPTEA